The following DNA comes from bacterium.
GCCGTCGTGCGGTCAGTTCCCGAACAGGGTCAGCCTTTCGCCTTCTTGATCTTCTCGATCGACGTCGCCTCGATCCACTTCTTGCCGTCCTTCTCGGTCACGACGCCGGTCACGCGCGCGGCCTTGTAGCCGGAGCAGGTGTGGCCGAACTTCTTCAGCGCGTCGTTCTTCACGAGGTAGTACTTGCCCGCGTTCTCCCCCTCGACGACGAGGACGTCCTGGCACTCCTTGGCGTCCGGTTCCTTGAGCGTGCAGTGGGCGCAGGCGATCTTGCCGGTGAGCGTGACGGGGGCGTCGGCGGCCCGCGCCGCCCAGGCGAACCCGACGACGACGATCGCCGCGGCCAACGCCGCGCGGACGATGAGGGATCTCATGCTGTCGCTCCTGTTCTCCTGCGCCGCGGCGATGCGCCCGCCGGCGCGAGGGGCGGAATATACGGCGGCGCCGCCGCCGTGCAGCGCGCGGAACGGCGCGCCGCGCCCCGTACCTCTTGGCGCCGTCCGCGCCGCTACGCGGAGGCCGTGGGCAGGAACCGCGGCGGGCGGCGCGCCTTCGTCGCCCGCTCGAAGGCGAACGCCAACTGCAGCAGCAGCGGCTCGCTGAAGGCGGGGCCGATGAAGGACAGGCCGACCGGGAGGCCGAAGACGTATCCGGCGGGGACGGTGACGCTCGGGTAGCCGGCGACCGCGGCGGGGGTCGAGCTGCTTCCGCCGAAGTGGTCCCCGGCGATCCAGTCGATCGTCCACGCCGGGCCGCCGGTCGGCGCGACGATCGCGTCCACGCGGCGGCGCTTCAGCGCCGCGTCGATCCCCTGCGCGCGGGAGAGCTTGCGGCACTTGGCCAGCGCCTCGTGGTACGCCGGAATCGAGTGCGGCCCGCGCTTCCGCGCCTCGAGGAACAGCTCCTGCCCGAAGTACGGCATCTCCTCCGCCTTGCGCTCCTCGTTGAAGCGGATGATCTCGTCCAGCGTCCTGACCGGCGCCTCCTCCAGGCCGGCGAGGTACTCCTCGAGGCCGGTCTTGAACTCGTAGAGCATCACTTCGAGTTCGTCGCCGTCGTACGCGCCGACGTTCGGGATCTCCGCCGGATCGACGAGCGTCGCCCCTTCCGTCGCCAGCGCGGCGAGCGCCTCCTCGAAGATCGCGTCCACCTGCGCGCCGGCGGCGACCAGCTTCCGCGCGACGCCGATCCGCGCCCCCTTGAGCGAGGCGTCCTTGAGGAACGGCCGGTAGTCGCCGGGAACCTTGCCGCGCGCCGCCGCCGTCGCGGGATCGCGCGGATCGACGCCGGCGATCGCCCCGAGGAGGATCGCCGCGTCGGCGACGGTGCGGCACATCGGCCCCGCCGTGTCCTGCGACGCCGAGATCGGCACGATCCCGGCGCGCGAGACGAGGCCGACTGTCGGCTTCACGCCGACGACGCCGTTGACGCTCGAGGGGCAGACGATCGAGCCGTCGGTCTCCGTGCCGATCCCCGCGGCGCAGAAGTTCGCCGCGACCGCCGCGGCCGAGCCGGAACTCGAGCCGCAGGGCGTGCGGTCGAGGGCGTACGGGTTGCGCGTCTGTCCGCCGCGTCCGCTCCAGCCGCTCGAGGAGCGGGGCGAGCGGAAGTTCGCCCACTCCGAGAGATTCGTCTTGCCGAGCAGCACTGCGCCCGCCTCGCGGAGGCGCGCCGCGACGGCGCCGTCGCGCGCCGGCCGCGCCTCGAGCAGGGCGAGCGAACCGGCGGTCGTCTTCATCCGGTCGGCGGTGTCGATGTTGTCCTTGATCACGATCGGCACGCCGTGCAGCGGGCCGCGGACTCCCTTGCTCTTCCGCTCGGCGTCGAGCGCCTCGGCGATCGCGAGCGCCTCGGGGTTGATCTCGATCACGCTGTTGACGCGCGGCCCGGCGGCGTCGAGGGCGGCGATCCGCTCGAGGTAGAGCTCGACGAGGCGCTTCGACGTCGTGCGGCCGTGGATCATCCGCGTCTGCAGCTCCTCGATCGTCGCCTCGGCGAGCTCGAACTCGTCGGACGGCGGCGCGGCGCCGGGGGCGACCGTCCCGCAGGGCGCCGCGGGCGGCCGCTGCGGCGCGTTCGGCGGCGGGCCGTTTCCCGGCGTGTCGGCGCGTGCGTCGCCGACGAGCGTGACGGCGGCGAGCGCCGCCCCGGCGCCGAGCCCCTGCGCGAGAAACCCCCGCCGGTTCAGTCCGCCGCGTTCCCCGTCCGGCCGTCCCGTGCTCTCCGCCATCGTCGAACCCTCCGCGCCCGCCGCGGGACGCGTCGTGCCGCGGGTCCGCGGCGCCGTCCCCGCATCCGGCCGCGCCTCGGCGGCCGGGCGGCCGTCGCGGGAATTGTCCGTCGAAGAAGGCGTGGAGCGGAGGGGACGCGCGCCGTATATCCGCGTGGTCCCATGTTTCGCGGCGCCCTGGTCCGCGACCCGCGCCTTCCGCGGGATGTTCCGCCCCGGACCGACCTGCCCCCTCCGCGGCGCCGTCCGCGCGTCGTCGCGCCCCCGGTCCTCCGCGGGGAGGGCTCGATGTCCATCCACCTCAAGTCGGCGCTGTCTCTCGCGGCCGTCGCCGCGATCGTCTCGTCGCCGGCCGCCTTCGCGGCCGTGCTCTGCGTCCGCCCCGGCGGCAGCGACGCCGACACCGGCGCCTGCTGGGACCACGCCAAGGCGACCGTGCAGGGGGCGATCGACGCCGCGGCGGAAGGGGACGAAATCTGGGTCGCCGCCGGGACCTACCCCGAGCACGTCAAAAACCGGATCGTTTCGGAGATGGCGGTGAACGTCGCGCTCTACGGCGGCTTCGCCGGGACCGAGACGGCGCGCTCCCAGCGAAACGTCGCGGCCCACCGCACGGTCCTCGACGGGACGAACAGCGGCATCGTCGTTTCGATCACCGGAAGCGCCGGACCGGCGACGCGCCTCGACGGCTTCGACGTCGTCCGCGGCTACGCCACCGGCACGACGAGCTACGGCGGCGGAATCTACGTCCTCGGCTCGGCGCCCGTGATCGCGAACAACCGGATCATGTCCAACCTCGCCGACGGCGCGGGCGGGGGGATGCTCGTCTGGGCCTACCGCGTCGTGCCGCCGGAGGCGCAGCCGCAGATCCTCGACAACCTGATCTACGGCAACCGCGCCGCGGACGGCGGGGCGGGGATCGCGATGGTCGGCGCCTCGCCGGAGATCCGCCGCAACGTCGTCGCCCGCAACTACACCTCCGGCTTCGGCGGCGGCTTCGGCTGCTGGACGACCGAGTCGGCGAAGATCTGCTCGCCGACGATCGCGAACAACCTGATCTTCGAGAACTCCGCCAACTTCAAGGACGTCGGCGCGCTCCTCGGCGGCGGCGGGATCTTCGCCTCCGGCCACGGGCTCGACGGGCGGGCGATCGCCTTCGGCGTCAGCGCGCCCTTGGTCGAGGACAACGTGATCGCCGCCAACGGCGCGGTGGAGAAGGGGGGCGGGATCGCGCTCGTCGATTCGGACATTCAGGCGGCGACGATCCTCAACAACACGATCTTCGCCAACAACGGCTCGGCGGTCTATTGGAGCCAAACCTTCCCCACGATCGCCAACAACATCGTCGCCTTCAACACCTGGGGGCTGGAGCGGGAGAACGAGGGGGCGACGGCGGCGACGGTGCTGAGCAACGACGTCTACGGCAACGCCGTGCAGGCGACGGCGGCGAACTACAAGGGGATCGCCGACCAGACCGGCCTGGGAGGCAACATCTCCGCCGATCCGCGGCTTGTGGACTACGCCACCGGACGCTTCCACGTCCAGTCGAATTCCCCCTGCATCGGCGCGGGGAACGCCGCCTACGCCGGGGCGGGGCGGACCGACATCGACGGACAGGCGCGGGTGCAGGGGGGCGCCATCGACATCGGCGCCGACGAGTCGGACGGCACGCAGTGGGACGCGACGATCCCGGTGGTCCACGTCCTGCCGACCGGCGACGACGCGCACGACGGCCTCGCCTGGGCGACGGCGGTCAAGACCGTGACCGCGGGGATCGCGGCCGCGCAGGCCTACGGGGCCGAGGTGTGGGTCGGCGCGGGGACGTACGTCGAGCGGTTCTGGCTGCCGGCGTGGGTCCATCTCTACGGCGGCTTCGCCGGAA
Coding sequences within:
- a CDS encoding amidase, whose product is MAESTGRPDGERGGLNRRGFLAQGLGAGAALAAVTLVGDARADTPGNGPPPNAPQRPPAAPCGTVAPGAAPPSDEFELAEATIEELQTRMIHGRTTSKRLVELYLERIAALDAAGPRVNSVIEINPEALAIAEALDAERKSKGVRGPLHGVPIVIKDNIDTADRMKTTAGSLALLEARPARDGAVAARLREAGAVLLGKTNLSEWANFRSPRSSSGWSGRGGQTRNPYALDRTPCGSSSGSAAAVAANFCAAGIGTETDGSIVCPSSVNGVVGVKPTVGLVSRAGIVPISASQDTAGPMCRTVADAAILLGAIAGVDPRDPATAAARGKVPGDYRPFLKDASLKGARIGVARKLVAAGAQVDAIFEEALAALATEGATLVDPAEIPNVGAYDGDELEVMLYEFKTGLEEYLAGLEEAPVRTLDEIIRFNEERKAEEMPYFGQELFLEARKRGPHSIPAYHEALAKCRKLSRAQGIDAALKRRRVDAIVAPTGGPAWTIDWIAGDHFGGSSSTPAAVAGYPSVTVPAGYVFGLPVGLSFIGPAFSEPLLLQLAFAFERATKARRPPRFLPTASA
- a CDS encoding right-handed parallel beta-helix repeat-containing protein; the protein is MSIHLKSALSLAAVAAIVSSPAAFAAVLCVRPGGSDADTGACWDHAKATVQGAIDAAAEGDEIWVAAGTYPEHVKNRIVSEMAVNVALYGGFAGTETARSQRNVAAHRTVLDGTNSGIVVSITGSAGPATRLDGFDVVRGYATGTTSYGGGIYVLGSAPVIANNRIMSNLADGAGGGMLVWAYRVVPPEAQPQILDNLIYGNRAADGGAGIAMVGASPEIRRNVVARNYTSGFGGGFGCWTTESAKICSPTIANNLIFENSANFKDVGALLGGGGIFASGHGLDGRAIAFGVSAPLVEDNVIAANGAVEKGGGIALVDSDIQAATILNNTIFANNGSAVYWSQTFPTIANNIVAFNTWGLERENEGATAATVLSNDVYGNAVQATAANYKGIADQTGLGGNISADPRLVDYATGRFHVQSNSPCIGAGNAAYAGAGRTDIDGQARVQGGAIDIGADESDGTQWDATIPVVHVLPTGDDAHDGLAWATAVKTVTAGIAAAQAYGAEVWVGAGTYVERFWLPAWVHLYGGFAGTETTRAARAPRLHEAILDGDGTPNVVFSALAGHLVSALDGFTVRNGGVYTGGAVPSPNRPGGRGGGVDCNVSSPLIANNVVARNSLGDPFTVTDSTGAGLGLYGSYSLVAGNTFTDNEVLESTGQGGAILISSGAPLISGNTISANHARYGAAIYAVKARPAIVGNTITQNSHYLQAPLYMGSPEGAVDIWLCQDVDIERNTVSGNVAFTGAGITVQSTFQGRIADNVVAGNVARDSSGGGGIGGGVYVEIVQQPTGTLSVVGNTIVGNTASDSFLGERGGGLAIVLLSASDLVANNLVAFNSSGIWQHPGSSASTTLASNDVFNTGANYINLTAAPTDLSIDPSFANRAGGDYRLVFGSPCIDAGSNGAVAAGELDRDGSPRVRDGNADGVAVVDIGAYEATDDRDGDGAADFVDCAPLDATVWAVPIDVGDVVIATDKTHLSWRSLATLAGTATVYDLVRGAADHFPVGAGGSETCLAAGIAATSWNDTAAVTPGKAIFYLVRGRNVCGLGPYGAQSNGSQRSTNACP